The following DNA comes from Triplophysa dalaica isolate WHDGS20190420 chromosome 10, ASM1584641v1, whole genome shotgun sequence.
tgtgagacatggcgtgagaacccaagtgcaggcagacgacaaggcggatgaaggggttaacaaatgtatttatttaacaaagacaaaaaggcaaaacaaaacccactatggggaaaacaagactgggtaaactaaaacaacacaagaacacggactaactcaactaagaaaacaaagacttgacacaataaactaacacttactaagacacgttggaaacaggaaacaggaacaacaacTTGGCATAACATTAACAGGAACGAGTACAAGAACATGTACctcaaacaatgcacgagcaacgagacaaagaaacatgaggactctttatagggaaggtaattaacacaaactaggaaacaggagggttgggcaatgacgcgacttgaggagagtatggaagaccgcaagggtcaaaaatatctctccccacatgaaacagaggattctgtatgattccacctctaaaccaagaaatacctgacaaggagaggtggaaccatgacacaaCCAGTAACTGACTTACTTGTACATACTGGTACCGCAGCTCTTTCACTCTATCAGAGTTCCTCTCAAATGGTACCCTGTAAATTTCCTTCATTGTCATCTGATGCTTCTTCAATATCTGGTCTATCGTGGAGATGCTTATAGAGTTGACATTTTGGAATATGGCATTGTCTTGTATGATTGCAGCGCGGAACTGTCTCAATGTGATGGCATTGTTTGTTATGACCATGTTACAGATCTCTTGTTATTGGTGTTCATCGAGAAGTTTTCCTCTGCCACCAGTGCAAGGTTGTCTTGTAATCCTAGACATAGAATTCAAAGGACAACACTCCATTCGTAATGTATACCTTATGTTTTCCTTACAGAGTGAGTTACCTATGTTATTGTATTGTTGTTTTGCTTACAGTAACTTAACCACAATCATAATGCATCACTGCACAGTGACTGGAATACTACTGTAAACTGCATCATcaatactgtagaaaataaactATTCCATACTTGATATATGTGTGAGTAGGGTGGAGATGTGTTAACAGTGGATATGAACAGATATTCAGATGAATCTGCAGTGCTGGACTCTACAGCTGGTacgtacacatttttaattatgacacatgtataaatgtgactattacactttactaatagtacagaaacacaacatatagatataaatgacacaatgattatgatcactgaactgaatccaCTGTACTGTGACTCTCTGTCACACATCAGTTCACATGTGTTATCGGTAGCTTTTATCTGATGTGTCTAAGTGGTCGTTGTCACGGCtacatgtttgtttctgtggctgtgtgctagtgtttatttgtgtgtgcaggagcagaCGGCCGGGGGGATGTCACATGTGACGGGGATGTAAACGCAGACAAATCAGCAGCAACCATCGGCAAACTCTGCAAGGCCGAGTCTCAGACTCCTAGGTAGCACGTCCATCCTTCTAATCCAATCCTCTTGTTATCACTCTATCTCTCCGAAAACTGTTTCATCCAATAATAGTCATAACTGTTTGATCAGAACAAGGATGATTAGAATTTTGCGATGTTAAACATTCACTCAGGCGGCCCCTCGAAAGAAGACGTGGAAGAGGAGACCACGACCCCGTCAGCAGCTGCGGCAGAAGCGGCCACTGCCAGCCATCGAACCACCTCCCGAGGGGGAGATGATGCAGATCACACCCCTAGTCCCCGTCACTGTCCCTGGGTGCTTGGCTCAAGCGGCAATGATTCGAGTTTCGAGGCATCCTCTCAACCTTAGTCAGAGGCAGGGATGCTCCCGTACTGTTGGCCGAGGTCGCCAGCCTGGTTACGAGTCCGACTCACTAACCATTGTCACTTTCGATGGTTCGGGGACCCCGTGTCGAGGTATTTTTCCATAGTTAGTTTTGCATCCTCTTTTGCACACGGAAATGCTTCTGGCCACTTTGAgaattaccaaaagatatttcaGATTATCTATTGGTGGCATGTGCGTGAAATCAACTTGCACATGTTGGATGGGTGCTTCCGGATATGTCAAGGCATCGTGCTTGATTGATTTGTtcggatttacctgagcacatgtcCAAATGAGTTCTGCGGTTTTATGTACATCGGCAATGCAATATAATTGATTAAATGCTTGAAccacttttgcacaactggtgtgagacaAACCGTTATATGTATAATAAGGATAACAGGATGCTGACCTACCCTGTTCATACCTTACAATCTCTTCTTTATCTGGAGCACAGCCATTTTTGCTCCATGTGTTCGTTGACTTTGCAGGATTTTGATGTCAATATCTGGTACATTAGTTATGTGCACTGTGATGGCTACCTGTTTTATCAGAGAGGACCATCTGTCCATGGATTCATTGACTTTTGTTTTGACTGGGTTATAATTGGCAGGGACTAAACTTTCAATAGTTGGAGTGATAACTATGCCTAGATATTTAAAGCCATTGATTGCAATGGAAAATGGATGCCTAATCTGTGATTGGTTCCTTTCTTGGGTATTTAAAAACAGTATTGATGATTGgcattatttactttataacCAGAGAACTTTCCAAATCTATCAATAACTTTTAATAATGCTGGTACAGATCTCTCAAGATTTGTCAGTGTAAGAATAGTGTCGTTTGCGTATAATGCTATTCGATGGTCACAATCCTTTATTTTAATGCCATTGATAGAGTGGTTAATTCTAACCGTGATTGCTAAAGGTTCTAATGCTAGGATAAAGAGCATTGGTGACAAAGGTCTTAATGTTGTATTATTGGTCCTCACTTCAGCtgttggtttaaaatataaaatattgattcaGTGCAGAAATGAATCTCCAAAGCCAAAACCTCATTCATGTAAAGCCATTATCGTACGCTTTTTTAGCCTCAAGTGATAGGATACACGTGTCAGGAGCTTCCCTTTTTTCCTCCAtgatatttaaaattcacataatGTTATGGGTAGCCTGGCCGTTCTTAATAAATCCATTTTGGTTTGAAACTTAGAGATGGGACACATTTTTCTAATCTATTAGCCAAATTTTCTGCGTCTGTGTTGAGTGAAGAAATTGGTCCGTATGACTCAAATTTAGTAGGTGGATTGTCAGGTTTCAAAATTAAAGAAGTTAAAGCACTTCTCAGTGCTGGGGGTAGGTaaccatttttaaatgattctgGACCaacaaatttgtgttttaaacatctTGTATATATCGATTGGCAGACCATCGGGGCCGGCTGTTCTAACATTGTTCATCATTGAGATAGAGTCTTaagattttgtgttcttcaagTGTCTAGATAGTTATTATCTTCATCTGATATAAGCGGGAACTGAAGGTcattaagaaaatgtgtttgatctTCAGTATAAGGTGCTGATTCAGATTTATATAAATctttatgaaatgaaacaaaggttttatttatttctaaggGATTAGATATTGTTTCTCCAATCGGAGTTTGAATACTATTAATGGCATTTtcagcattacattttttatctgCCAAAGTTATAATTTTGCTGCCCTTTCATTTCACAATCATTTCACCATGctcttaaaatgattgtttcaatgtttttaaacagttttcagCCTTTGTTATGGAGAGGGTATTATACTGAGCTCTAAGTTTAAAAAGTTTATGATGTATAGTATTTTAAGTGTCTAAAGAGGCGCTTTCTTCTGGAAGCTTAATTTCTTTTTCCAATGAGTCTAAttccaatttaaatgtatttgttttggagCTTGTGATGGAAATGATCTGGCCTCTAATATATGCCTTAAATGCTTCCCACCTCACAGTAGCTGATGTttcatctttattctctttGAAAAATGATCTGTCTGAACTCGAATTCTGCGAAATCCGGATCTTTTGATCATTTCAGATGGAGACGCCTTCGGTAGATTTCACTAATATCATTTATTGCATTATAAGTTAATGAAACTGGACCATGATCCGAGATAACAATAGGATCATATTGGCACCTTGCTACTCTTGGAATCAGTTAACTAGAGATCGAAAAATAGTCAATACGTGAATGACCCTTCGTCACTGTAGAACAACATGATTATGTTCTTTTATTAGGGAACAATGTTCTCCATGGATCAGACagatttagttattttatattgttcCATATCTTTTTCCTAGtctgagtgtgtgttgtgtcagaTCCTGTTGATCGATCAAGTTTAGGAGATTATGTGCAGTTGAAATCTCCTGCAATTATCAATTTACcttgtaagaaggacaacagaagaaaaagttaTCAAAAAAGCTTGGACAATCTGTATTAGGGCCGTACACATTTGCCAGAgtaattatttcattaaaaatcgAGCCTTGAATTATTACTTAACATCCGGATGTGTCCTGTAAAACCTTGGATATATGTAATGGGACTGAAATGTGTACTGGTCATTAACCCCCTGGAGTGAGAAGAaaataaagctgaataaatTTGTCCTTTCCAGCGTCTTCGTATTGGTGTAAGGTCATTTGTTGTTACAGTGGGTATGGTGAGTATTCAGAGCTCCTTACATTTTTCACTCGTCGTTATATTaaagccatttgctaaaatcatttaagttcattttttttcctcattaatgtacacacagcaccccataatgacagagaaacacagaattgttgacatttttgcagatttattcaaaaagaaaaactgaaatatagtaagtattcagaccctttgctcagtatttagtagaagcacccttttgatttaatacagtaatgagtctttttgggaaagatgcaacaagtttttcacatctggggcccgttcttcgtacgtcgcttattacatccgagatcaaatgacacatccgaGATGATATCATCctgctaatcatgatccggctaattgggttcttcgaaAACACCTGCCGGATATGATAAGTATCactggattgagttatctgagataattgcgccttcatgcgcttgtttaaaaggggatatgtatcgatagtagaaacaatgatcagcaGCGCTGCTATTGGCTGTTCAGCATGGCTAAAGAACGCGCCCAGTTTTTCTCCCAAGCAGAACAAGAGCTTTTAATAGAAGGTTATGCCGCATttgaaaatttaattaaaacaccaGGGAACACCTCAAAGTCTGCAAAAGCCAGGAGAGAGGgctggcaaaaagtagcagacaaattaaatgcgtaagtgttccatgttaGATGTTTCTATCACtttctactgtatgtatttttttttatttcataaacttTGATCTTTTATGTCAGAGCCACCACGGGAGTCACTAGATCATGGGAACAAGTAAAAGTGAAGTACAAAAATATTCTACAAAATGGTATCCTTTACTTCTTATACAGTCCTTATTTTAAAAAGCCACTTTTTTCCTCTTAAAAGCCACTGTTAAATGATGTGTTTCTCTATAACAGCCACCAAGAAAaaggctgaaataaaaaaaacaggtggTGGTCCTGCACCCCCACAATATACCCCAGCAGAAGAGCTGGCCCTTGGGTTGAATTCAAACCGACCCATTGTGGAGGGCATCCCTGGGGGCAGCTCTTCCTTAGACCCAAAGCCAGGGACCAGTAGCAGCCACACCTTCATTACTGGTAGGCTAAATGAGCTTTCATTTCTCTTAGTACACTGTAAAATGGTTTGTTGCTGCATTAAAAGTATAATCCAAATGGCTGGTAcagtcatttgaaatgtttgtgaaagtgAAAACTTCTAAACTTTTagttcatataaaatatgttgcCATGAGTTATTAATCACAATTTTGTTTAGTGTAGTAAATTGTAATGACATTATCCCCCCCCTCTTTTGTGCAGTTTTAGATAATACACCAACACTTTTACCTGTTCCCAAGCAAGTGGTGGCTGAAGCATATGCAgtaagttgtgtttttttaacttttacatcACAAGGAAAgagtgcaacactttgtaatacccaTTTATTTCCATTGCACAGtacagtgaagaaaccctctcagattgtcctttggaggaagaaCCTGTAAGTGCATAAATAACTTTACCCTCATTTGTATATACTTGTGTACCTATTCTTTCTATCTGCAACATGAGTTGCAGGAGTCCACACCTAGAGAAAGGCCTACAGAAAGGCTTCCAGAACAGTCTGCACAAAGAACTGCTGACACAGAGGTGGGGCAGtgttgtacttttacttttgtTGCATGAGGCATGTTCTGACCCTTTTTTTCACGAAATTACACAGGGTGACATCCGTAGCCTATATAAACGGCATCTTAAACAcaaaattgagtattttgagttgaaaaaagagaaattaagAGGAGAAATAGAACTCGACAACTTGAAGAAGAGAAAAATTGCACTGGAGATAAAGTTGCTTCAAAAGGACCTTCAGAGTAAGTGCTAATACACTATTTCAAACATAGTAGTATTTCTGACTTAACATAACTTTctcttattgcaggcaaaagatgactCGCTGGCTTTTCtttataaagaatattttaaataaaactcaaGGAACGAAGCATATTTGTCTTGTcttttattatattgaaaaatgGTGTTCTACAATTCTGTCAcgtgcagctctgccactaggttggtccaagtgcactggctggacgtcatcatcaggctgcaccccCACCACAGGGGTCTTTtcctttctgatggtggcaaTGTTATGCAATATGGCACATGCAACAATTAtgtcacaggccctgtcaggtgcaaccctcagacttttcagacactgaaatcttccctttagttgcccaaaggtcatttcaatgcgtgcccttgtcctggctagagctgcattgtaacgGGTTTGAGGTCCAGGGTTTGGCTCAGGGAAGGgcgtcataaaatactgcctgcaggcatagcccctGTCTCCAAGCAGGATCCCGTCAAAATCCCCTGTATAATGGAAAactgcagttctgttaggctcAGCATAATGCTGTGTATAATACTGTGAGCTTGAAATGTATGTTCCCttaccacgttcaaataatgtgcataaatgtgactctctgaaaattCTTGAGTCATGCACTGATCCTGGCCATTTTGCTTCAACATTGGTGATATGGAACATagagtcacacaccatctaagagattttagtcagtcaactgcatactttttgatttcATTACTTTTGTTTCAAGTAATATATTACTAATCAGGAATATTATAAATTGTAATCGTAATTTAcctgcacatttacactgtgaaatccctTTCGGTTCACAAAATCCCCCTCATTGGGGCCTggtggggccttgatggggacgtgtgtgcagtctatggcaccaatcacgTTAGGGAAGCCTGAAGGACACATACTGTTAGTCATACTTATTGGTATGGTCATGATTGCAtgtcattaacaattataaatgtacctgcaatagcaaaaaaattctgttttacAACCTGTGGTCTTAAATGGCTTGGAAATAccaaaaaaaaacctaaaaacTGCTTGAGCGCCAGGTAAACTTTGCGAATGGCACGACAGACAGCACTTTTCCCCAAGTTCtctgcatctccaatagtgtaaaggaacgtgccactcgcaaagaatcTCAGGCCAATGCACACAGTCTGTGCTGTTGTTAAAGCCCGGCTCCTCCGTGTTGAACACGTAATGTGTGGTTCCAACAAATGAATGATGTAAATAACACCCTCACGAGAAAATCGGTATCTCTCCACAATGACGCTATCGCGCTGCGCTAAAGGATCCTGTCTATCCCGCAATACgcgattaattcgaaaagctcttcGAATTATTCTTGCACCTTCCGCAACAGGTTGCTGTCGTACAAATGGACAAGACATGTCTGCgaaagacttcccatatcacctccgcttataaagccgcgatctaatcctgtttacatgaagtaagcctgctcgcgagcaggttcaagcttacggacctgttgctatgacagcaagtccaggatgagcttcgaagaaccaaacaatccaagatcatgccaaatcgtcaacaatcaaatccagctaaccgagttagcgacgtacgaagaacgggcccctggaTTTGCATCTGGATCTGGATCCTCTGCCATTActccttgcagatcctctccagttctgtcaggttggatggtaagCGTTGGtttaggtctctccagagatgctcaattgggtttaagtcagggctctggctgggccattcaagaaaagtcacggagttgttgtgaagccactccttcgttattttagctttgtgcttagggtcattgtcttgctgtaaggtaaaccttcggcccagtctgaggtcctgagcacgctggagaaggttttcgtccaggatatccctgtacttGGCCACATTCAACTTTCCCTAgattgcaaccagtcgtcctgtccctgcagctgGAAAACAttcccacagcatgatgctgccacgaCCATGCGtcactgttgggactgtattggacaggtgatgaacagtgcctggttttctcctcACACACCgcttagaattaaggccaaaaagttctatcttggtctcatcagaccagagaatcttatttgtcaccatcttggagtccttcaggtgtttttttagcaaactccatgcgggatttcatgtgtcttgcactgaggagaggcttccgtcgggccactctgccataaagccccgactggtggagggctgcagtgatggttgactttctacaactttctcccaAATGCATCTCTagagctcagccacagtgatctttgggttcttctttacctctctcaccaaggctcttctccccgatagctcagtttggccggacggccagctctaggaagggttctggtcgtcccaaacgtcttccatttaaggattatggaggccactgtgctcttaggaaccttaagtgcagcagaattttttttgtaacctCGGCCAGATCTGTGGCTTGGCAAAATTCTGTTTCTGAGCTCTATGCCAAACAATCTacgcagcccaacattaagttgaacgcgtctgttcctgaagtcacaaTTTAGCCTCTTCAGATGTTTTGTCAGAGTTGgtgctaaactctgcaggaaaatagATGTtgtgggccagagttgagaagcACTGCTGTAAATGCAGTTTAATATGCTcaaggtgtttatgtgtgtctcCTCTCATGACTGTTCTTTGAGAGAATGTCTCACTCCAGCTCACAAAGATCGGGAGTTTGCACAGTCAGCCGAGAGAAAATGTGTTACGtcactttcattcataaatgcaaaaaaaacgaatatacacacacacgttatTATTCTGCTGCTGTTCATTTCATTAGACTTCTCTGTGATTTGAGCTTTATTTGAAAGGTCAGGATTAATAACTGTAGTGGTTTTAGATGAATGTTAAAATACCCAGATAGCAGACCAACACTATGTCATTGTTTTCCTTTTATCATGTTTGCACCCTAGAATAACgttatttttaatgatgaatAAAAGATCAAGGTGGGCATGAATTCAATTCTAGTTCAATTGAATTTCAATCACTCTTTTAACAGTGAACTATGATTGAAAAAAGATTAGATCAATCTTACTTTATTTACAGCAAGATTCTACTCCATTAAATCATGGACagtatgttgtgtattttttactttttataggaGAGGATGTTGGCAGAGGTAGAAAATTACACTTTTTGAGTATCTGTACTTTGATGGTTTTGTATTGTAAACTTGTATTTCCAGTATTCTTATATGACCAGTATTCAGTACCAGTTCAAGATTGAAACGCATTTGCAAGGATCAGACATATTTGGTGATcaaatacttaataaaaaatctcatcttattaattgaaatcaaccattttactaataaaaaatgaaatgtatttcaaactcTACATTggacttaaaaatgtgtccaAATATTAGTCTTTGAACATTCACTGCATTTATTACCCGTCTCAAGCTCTcacattcacatgtgtgtgtactgatgaAAGTCCTGTTTGTTCCCGAAAgtcaaattttttaataatcaattatATTGATTTGTGTGTTGGAGAAAGAAGTAAACTCCACTTTTAAATTCTACTATGGTTGATATGGGATTTTCATATAGCTGaattgtatttcaaaaaatgtccatctattataatgatgacatcatttcatgTCTCTTTGTGTTTAAGATCGTTCTCCAGACGTGGACAACTATTCTGAAGACGATGACAGTTATTCTTCAGCAGTGTTGGGGGTAACGCGTTACAAGTAACGTGCGTTACGTAATAACATTACTTTTCTGGAGTAACGAGTAAAGTAATGCACTACTTTTTAAATTTACACATTAATATTTGAGTTACTTTTTACACATTTAGAAATATCATCAGCAAAATCTCTGTGACAGGGAAAAGGCCGGGAGTCGTGCTGCCCGATCGTAAAACCTTTGCAAGCTTTTTGGATAATGCATATATGGAAATGGAGACTGAACTAAAGAAAACTTTTGCCGACTTGGAATATGTTTCAACCACTGCAGATCTATGGACTgctcagaataaaagttttctgGGAATTACAGTACACTGGATAGATCCTGCTACTCTGCATCGGAAAAAAAGCTGCAATCGCCTGCAGACGATTTCGTGGGAGACACACGTACGATACCATCGCAGCGGAGTTAGAGCAAATTCACATCTCATATGCTCTTTGTGGTAAGATAACTGCCACGGTCACTGACAATGGCTCGAACTTTGTCAAAGCTTTCAGAATGTTTCAAGCTGACGATGATAATGAAACCGAGAATGATGAAGACGAGGTCATATTTACGGACTTGCACGCAGTTTTACGAGATGACATTGAGTCCAGCGAACGGTATGTTCTCCCTCCACATCACCGGTGTGCATCGCACACCCTTAACCTTATATGCTCGAACGACATAGTTCAATTTTTGACGCTTTAAATGTTAAGACCCTGATATAACTTATTTCATAATGGCAACAAGTATTAGACTCATTATTACAATGGATAGTGAACTCACTTTATATAGATTACTCGACCCACACAATAagtacaaaagtaaaaaacacattactttCCATAAtctgtaatgtttattgttcttttatatAGCATGCATAGCTATGGGATTAGGAAGTTCTCTGAATATAatattattctatattattattcaatgtatagcctatgtgtttttaaaagaaaatgaaggtGCTTGACTTGTATAGGCTGTTGTTGAATATATTACGGCTTTAAACACTAGTTCAATAACATCTCAGTCAAAAAAAACCACCTGTAAGACCTGAGAGAGATCAAGCCTCAGCCAGGTAAGAAAAAGTAACTGAAAAGTAACGCAAAAGTAACGTACCattacttttcataaaaaagCTAAGTAACTAAGTAACGCAATTAGTTACTTTTTTTGGGAGTAACTAAATATTGTAAtgcattacttttaaaagtaactttccCCAACACTGTTCTTCAGAGCAGGAGGTCAGTGATGATGCCGTTCAGGGTCAGGTCAGCACTTCTCATTATGTCAATCATCACAACAAAAATCCACTGcagtttattattgtattgtatgtttCTGTCAGAATAAATACTGTCTTGTGTGTTAACAGTGGATATGAACAGAAGTTCAGATGAGTCTACAGCGCTTCACTCTACAGCTGTTGTaagtacacatttttaattatgacacatgtataaatgtgactattacactttactaatagtacagaaacacaacatatagatataaatgacacaatgattatgatcactgaactgaatccaCTGTACTGTGACTCTCTGTCACACATCAGTTCACATGTGTTATCGGTAGCTTTTATCTGATGTGTCTAAGTGGTCTTCATCACGGCTACATGTCAGTTTCTGTGGTTGT
Coding sequences within:
- the LOC130430704 gene encoding putative nuclease HARBI1; the protein is MSCPFVRQQPVAEGARIIRRAFRINRVLRDRQDPLAQRDSVIVERYRFSREGVIYIIHLLEPHITCSTRRSRALTTAQTVCIGLRFFASGTFLYTIGDAENLGKSAVCRAIRKVYLALKQFLGFFLVFPSHLRPQVVKQNFFAIAGFPNVIGAIDCTHVPIKAPPGPNEGDFVNRKGFHSVNVQMVCDSMFHITNVEAKWPGSVHDSRIFRESHLCTLFERGDFDGILLGDRGYACRQYFMTPFPEPNPGPQTRYNAALARTRARIEMTFGQLKGRFQCLKSLRVAPDRACDIIVACAILHNIATIRKEKTPVVGMPFI